The genome window ACATGTAATAGTATACGTTAAGAATCATGGTTACAACAACGAAAACTGCTCCAGCAACGAAGACACCTTTCCGCAAGGCTTCACATGAGAAGTTCTGAGCATAAATCATTCCACGGTATTTGGTGTGATAGGCATTCTTGGTTGCACCTGCTATCAAGCATGATTCTGCTACCAGAAAAGTGACCCTGGGAATGCATAGAAAAATGTACAAATGAAATTCAATGATTCACGGGTGTGAACGGTGTGGCATGAATGATCTTTACAGATCCACAACAATCATGTGGTGTTTATTTAATGAGTAATATTTTGTACGTTGTTAGGACTAGGGACCATGTAGCTTAACatgaaaaagacaaaaaccACATACTGTAGAGtaacataatatttttgttacctCTGACCAAATGTATATAGGCTTTGGGTGAGGGGTTATGTAGCTTATAAATCTAACAATGAAACCATAGAgatgagaaaaataatgaaatctccAATGATTATTTTCACTAGAGTAACAAAAGCAGACATTTGAAGCATATATCATTCCCACTCCTACCTCAATATTTACCTTCTTCAATATCAGTTGCTAAGATTCAATAGAAATTCCGGTGTAAGAATTTAGAATTCTTACCAGGAAGAAAGAAAGTATATAATGGACCATGCTCGATTTCCCCCAGGTGTTAAGGGCCTCCCAAAGCACATGCACTTTGTCACTCCCATTAGCAGTGATTCACCTGAAAGAAGAAACAGGAAAGCACCCACTCCATAACCAGTCGCAACATCAGAACTGTAGCTACAAAATGTTTCATTTGTTCCTTCTATTTTTTGCATGGTTCCCTGTCAGGCAAGAGCAAAGAAAAAGGGGCCAAGTCAATGCAAATtaacaagaatattaaaaacatattatttCCCTTTGACATTTACAGTTATTCAGAACCCACACCAATTTATAACAAACCGGGTAAAGGGTAGAAAGTGGTGATCTACGGAGAATGGAGCCACCAAAAAGATGAAAGAAACTCCCTTACAGAATGTCTTCTGTGAACACTTCACTTTTTCGGCATT of Glycine soja cultivar W05 chromosome 1, ASM419377v2, whole genome shotgun sequence contains these proteins:
- the LOC114413287 gene encoding uncharacterized protein LOC114413287, with amino-acid sequence MADGRGSTLVHLLVVVLCLVAFGFAVAAERRRSVGTMQKIEGTNETFCSYSSDVATGYGVGAFLFLLSGESLLMGVTKCMCFGRPLTPGGNRAWSIIYFLSSWVTFLVAESCLIAGATKNAYHTKYRGMIYAQNFSCEALRKGVFVAGAVFVVVTMILNVYYYMYFTKATTTPVSHKANRVSSTVGMAGYA